A single Alcanivorax borkumensis SK2 DNA region contains:
- a CDS encoding efflux RND transporter periplasmic adaptor subunit, whose translation MQRFWVTLGLALALWGCGEEPQAEAPMPQPVKLQTVNGGDGTLRHYPGKVVATEGSELAFRVSGQLERLPVRAGEQVKKGQLLAALDPSDFKNQLADRQAQHDLAESQYQRGISLRERGVISEAQFDEIEAKRRQAQAALSLARDNVNYTRLKAPYGGTVARTEVENYQFVQAKQPILYLQGDKNIDIEFAVSERFFTNVRKFFTKMREDYQPSVRFKGAPDTTFKARYKEHEASAGDRTQTYIITLTMPNPEGIMVLPGMSVDVEIDLSQIMPGTEKVPVVPAAAVFNPDGKEGAHVWKHQDDDTVTAVPVTLGEVVGGGVQITDGLQPGDRIVAAGVHRLKEGQAVRELVKERGL comes from the coding sequence ATGCAACGTTTTTGGGTAACCCTGGGCCTAGCACTGGCCTTGTGGGGCTGTGGAGAAGAGCCCCAGGCCGAGGCTCCCATGCCACAACCGGTGAAGCTGCAGACCGTCAATGGCGGCGATGGCACCTTGCGTCATTATCCAGGCAAGGTGGTGGCCACCGAAGGGTCAGAGTTGGCTTTTCGGGTGTCCGGCCAGCTTGAGCGTCTTCCTGTGCGGGCCGGCGAGCAGGTTAAGAAAGGGCAATTGCTGGCAGCGCTTGATCCGTCGGACTTTAAAAATCAGTTAGCCGATCGGCAAGCCCAGCATGATTTGGCCGAGAGCCAGTATCAACGTGGTATCAGCCTGCGTGAGCGGGGCGTTATTTCTGAAGCTCAGTTCGATGAAATTGAAGCGAAGCGCCGCCAAGCCCAGGCGGCTCTAAGCTTGGCCCGGGACAATGTGAACTACACTCGTCTGAAAGCGCCCTATGGCGGTACGGTGGCACGCACCGAAGTGGAGAATTATCAATTCGTACAGGCCAAGCAGCCGATCCTCTACTTGCAGGGCGATAAAAATATCGATATCGAGTTCGCTGTTTCTGAGCGGTTTTTTACTAACGTACGCAAATTTTTTACCAAGATGCGTGAAGATTATCAGCCGAGTGTGCGTTTCAAGGGGGCCCCGGATACCACTTTCAAAGCCCGATACAAAGAGCATGAGGCTAGTGCCGGGGATCGCACCCAGACTTATATCATCACCCTGACGATGCCTAACCCGGAAGGCATCATGGTGCTGCCGGGAATGAGTGTGGATGTGGAGATTGATCTTAGCCAGATCATGCCGGGTACCGAGAAGGTGCCGGTAGTGCCGGCCGCGGCGGTATTCAACCCTGACGGCAAGGAAGGCGCCCATGTGTGGAAGCATCAAGATGACGACACGGTGACGGCCGTGCCGGTCACCCTGGGTGAAGTTGTGGGCGGCGGCGTCCAGATCACCGATGGGTTGCAGCCCGGAGATCGCATTGTGGCGGCCGGGGTTCATCGCCTGAAAGAAGGGCAGGCGGTTCGTGAACTGGTGAAGGAACGGGGCCTGTAA
- a CDS encoding glutathione peroxidase produces MFENREGQPVPAVTFRTREGNEWKDVTTDDVFKGKTVVVFALPGAFTPTCSSTHLPRYNELAPVLKANGVDDIVCLSVNDGFVMNAWAGDQAAGNIHFIPDGNGEFTDKMGMLVNKQDLGFGPRSWRYSMLVKDGVIDRMFIEPDKPGDPFEVSDADTMLKYINGEAVLPKRVTVFTKPGCPHCTRAKQALTDYGYAFEEIELGSRGLSYSSLAAVTGAGTTPQIYIEGERIGGADELEAWLQQG; encoded by the coding sequence ATGTTTGAGAATCGCGAAGGTCAGCCTGTTCCAGCGGTAACGTTTCGAACCCGGGAAGGCAACGAATGGAAAGATGTCACCACCGATGACGTGTTCAAGGGAAAAACTGTGGTGGTGTTTGCCTTGCCTGGAGCGTTTACCCCCACCTGTTCTTCGACCCATCTGCCACGCTATAACGAGCTGGCGCCTGTACTCAAGGCTAACGGTGTAGATGATATTGTCTGCCTGTCGGTGAACGATGGTTTTGTTATGAATGCTTGGGCTGGTGATCAGGCTGCTGGCAATATTCACTTTATCCCAGATGGTAACGGTGAGTTCACCGACAAGATGGGTATGCTCGTGAATAAACAGGACTTGGGCTTTGGCCCGCGAAGCTGGCGCTACTCCATGCTGGTGAAAGACGGCGTCATCGATCGCATGTTCATTGAGCCGGATAAGCCCGGGGATCCGTTTGAAGTGTCTGATGCGGATACCATGCTAAAGTATATTAACGGCGAAGCGGTTTTGCCTAAGCGAGTGACCGTGTTCACCAAGCCGGGCTGCCCGCACTGCACGCGTGCGAAACAGGCGCTGACCGATTACGGTTATGCCTTTGAAGAAATTGAGTTGGGTAGCCGAGGGTTGAGTTACAGCTCTTTGGCTGCGGTCACCGGCGCGGGGACCACGCCACAGATATACATTGAAGGTGAGCGTATAGGCGGCGCTGATGAGTTGGAGGCCTGGTTGCAACAGGGCTAA
- a CDS encoding Dps family protein, with amino-acid sequence MIEHNKQVAEELSKLLAESYTLYLKTHKYHWNVTGPMFHSLHLLFEQQYIELAEAVDTIAERIRALGWKAPGSYTEFAKLSTVQDATGDPDASDMIKELAEDHRTVAERANRVLKLASEHEDEGSGAVASNRIEIHEKSAWMLSAHLG; translated from the coding sequence ATGATTGAACATAACAAGCAGGTCGCGGAAGAACTAAGCAAACTACTGGCCGAGAGCTACACGCTTTATCTCAAAACGCACAAGTACCACTGGAATGTGACTGGCCCTATGTTTCATAGCCTGCACCTGTTGTTTGAACAGCAATACATTGAGCTGGCGGAAGCGGTGGACACCATTGCTGAACGTATCCGTGCGTTGGGCTGGAAAGCGCCAGGCAGCTACACCGAGTTTGCTAAGTTGTCCACGGTGCAGGATGCCACCGGCGATCCGGATGCATCGGATATGATCAAAGAGCTGGCAGAGGATCACCGTACTGTGGCGGAGCGGGCCAACCGGGTATTGAAGCTGGCCAGCGAACATGAGGATGAAGGTTCTGGTGCGGTCGCCAGTAACCGGATCGAGATTCACGAGAAATCCGCGTGGATGCTCTCGGCGCATCTGGGTTGA
- a CDS encoding PAQR family membrane homeostasis protein TrhA: MATAPNPEPPYSILEEWLNGLTHGIGAALSIAGTVILVVAASLLGDPWKIVSFSIFGASLILLYSASALYHSLRNPKWRAAFKMLDHCAIYCLIAGTYTPFLLVNLRGQTGWILFAVIWVLALTGIALKALYGHRFKLMRVGIYLAMGWLIVVASNDLTTKLNDTGFWLILAGGITYTVGVIFYLADRFIPFNHAIWHLFVMGGSICHFLAVYYGVLPFTTPVG, encoded by the coding sequence ATGGCCACAGCCCCCAACCCGGAACCGCCGTATTCGATTCTGGAAGAATGGCTCAATGGACTAACCCACGGCATTGGCGCAGCCCTGAGCATTGCTGGCACCGTAATCTTAGTAGTTGCAGCCAGCCTGTTGGGCGACCCGTGGAAGATCGTCAGTTTTAGCATTTTCGGCGCCAGCCTGATTCTGCTCTACAGCGCCAGCGCGCTCTATCACAGCCTACGCAACCCGAAGTGGCGCGCCGCCTTCAAGATGCTGGATCACTGCGCTATCTATTGCTTGATTGCCGGCACTTACACGCCCTTTCTGCTGGTCAACCTGCGTGGCCAGACCGGCTGGATTCTGTTTGCGGTGATCTGGGTACTGGCGCTCACCGGCATCGCCCTGAAAGCGCTGTATGGCCACCGCTTCAAACTAATGCGCGTGGGCATTTACCTCGCCATGGGCTGGCTGATTGTGGTCGCCTCCAATGACCTAACCACCAAACTCAACGATACCGGCTTCTGGCTGATCCTGGCCGGCGGCATCACCTACACCGTGGGCGTGATCTTCTACTTGGCCGACCGTTTTATTCCCTTCAATCATGCCATCTGGCACCTGTTTGTTATGGGCGGCAGTATTTGTCATTTTTTAGCGGTCTATTATGGCGTGCTACCTTTTACCACTCCCGTCGGCTGA
- a CDS encoding ArsR/SmtB family transcription factor, whose product MTTIDPDTLRDNAVQASQLLKALSHPDRLMLLCRLAEGERSVSELEPLVGVYQPSLSQQLGILRREGLVSSRREGKQVFYQVANQDALAVLEVLYQRFCENGNDY is encoded by the coding sequence ATGACTACGATCGATCCCGACACCCTACGCGACAATGCCGTGCAAGCCAGCCAGCTACTGAAGGCGCTGTCTCACCCAGACCGGTTGATGCTGTTATGTCGCCTCGCAGAAGGCGAACGCAGCGTCAGTGAACTGGAACCCTTAGTGGGCGTTTACCAACCCTCACTCTCTCAGCAACTAGGCATTTTACGCCGCGAAGGGCTCGTTAGTAGCCGCCGGGAAGGCAAGCAAGTGTTCTACCAGGTTGCCAACCAGGATGCCCTGGCGGTACTGGAAGTACTGTATCAACGCTTCTGCGAGAACGGCAATGACTATTGA
- a CDS encoding YeeE/YedE family protein: MTIDWNNFTPWSSLAGGVLIGLSALLLLHANGRIAGISGILGGLLRAEPGDKHWRLAFLLGLLGAPLLWRMLAELPPLIIKADWPILIAAGLLVGISTRYGAGCTSGHGVCGISRLSPRSLIATLTFMASGFATVYLVRHLLGVTL, from the coding sequence ATGACTATTGATTGGAACAACTTTACGCCTTGGTCGTCATTAGCGGGTGGCGTTTTGATTGGCCTATCGGCTCTGCTGCTGCTGCATGCCAACGGTCGCATAGCCGGCATCAGCGGCATCCTCGGCGGGCTACTGCGCGCCGAACCAGGAGACAAACACTGGCGGCTGGCGTTTCTACTAGGCTTGCTAGGCGCCCCGTTACTGTGGCGCATGCTGGCTGAGCTGCCGCCCCTTATCATCAAGGCTGACTGGCCTATACTCATTGCTGCTGGCCTGTTGGTTGGCATCAGCACCCGCTACGGTGCGGGCTGCACCAGTGGCCACGGAGTATGCGGCATCTCCCGCCTTTCCCCGCGCTCACTGATTGCCACCCTGACATTCATGGCCAGTGGTTTTGCCACCGTGTACCTAGTACGCCATTTACTGGGAGTTACCCTGTGA
- a CDS encoding DUF6691 family protein — MNRSLLTAFFSGLIFGAGLLLAGMANPAKVLAFLDLTGAWDPSLALVMGGAVVVAAVGFAAARGRQHAWSGEAMEIPTRRDLDARLILGALGFGIGWGLAGFCPGPALVALGTGSLKGIVFVAAMIAGMGIFEILEKRKRA, encoded by the coding sequence GTGAACCGATCATTACTGACGGCATTCTTCAGCGGCCTGATTTTTGGCGCCGGGCTGCTGCTGGCCGGCATGGCGAACCCGGCCAAAGTGCTGGCCTTTCTGGATTTGACCGGCGCCTGGGATCCGTCCTTGGCCTTGGTGATGGGTGGCGCAGTGGTCGTCGCCGCCGTTGGTTTCGCCGCCGCCCGTGGCCGCCAACACGCCTGGAGCGGTGAGGCTATGGAAATACCCACCCGTCGTGACTTGGATGCTCGCCTAATTCTTGGCGCGCTGGGGTTCGGCATCGGTTGGGGGCTAGCCGGCTTCTGCCCGGGGCCCGCGTTGGTGGCTCTGGGCACCGGCAGCCTAAAAGGTATCGTTTTCGTGGCGGCCATGATTGCCGGGATGGGCATTTTTGAGATACTGGAAAAACGCAAACGCGCGTAA
- a CDS encoding glutathione peroxidase, whose protein sequence is MGIYDYSAITLSGEEKSLADFQGKVLLIVNTASKCGFTPQYKGLEALYKTLQPKGLEVLGFPCNQFGKQEPGAADEIGAFCEKNYGVSFTMFDKVDVNGGDAHPLYDFLKKEAPGVLGSKGIKWNFTKFLVNKDGKVVKRYAPTDKPEAIQKDIEALL, encoded by the coding sequence ATGGGGATCTATGATTACAGCGCCATTACCCTGAGTGGTGAAGAAAAGTCCCTGGCCGATTTTCAAGGCAAGGTGCTGCTGATCGTCAATACGGCCAGCAAGTGTGGTTTTACGCCTCAGTACAAAGGGCTGGAGGCGCTGTATAAAACGTTGCAACCAAAAGGGCTGGAGGTTCTCGGATTCCCCTGTAACCAGTTTGGTAAACAGGAACCAGGGGCGGCGGATGAAATTGGTGCCTTTTGTGAAAAGAATTACGGTGTCAGCTTCACCATGTTCGATAAGGTGGATGTGAATGGGGGCGATGCTCACCCGTTGTATGATTTTCTGAAAAAGGAAGCTCCGGGCGTATTGGGTAGCAAGGGTATCAAGTGGAACTTCACTAAGTTCCTAGTAAACAAGGACGGCAAGGTGGTGAAGCGTTACGCCCCTACTGACAAGCCGGAAGCAATTCAAAAGGATATTGAAGCGCTTCTGTAG